The Rhodospirillaceae bacterium genome has a window encoding:
- a CDS encoding NAD(P)H-binding protein, translating to MSRLLLIPLRSIVALTVLLALSLAGASLSAKENVLIIGGAGNTGAALAKLLIARGDSVTAFVRPSTDRFRLDGVPVDYVVGDAMVAEDVAAALAGKQFSVIIDTIQILDVTDQVSYTRLYANFVPVAKRMGVKQFLILGGGCSDRPREDCPLSPPLYTVASNMTIAEYILRGSGVPYTILRIGALMPGGPDDPDAELRTGTSYFTTDLTKFGGIWRGDLNDQIVACTGNADCINKIFVIDDPTMKPQLDHWLCKRSYETDTINFYDARCGDMPPLAVKKAEMNQ from the coding sequence ATGTCTAGACTTCTGTTGATCCCCCTGCGATCCATCGTGGCCCTTACCGTGCTGTTGGCGCTGTCGCTGGCGGGCGCGAGCCTTTCAGCCAAAGAAAATGTGCTGATCATCGGCGGCGCGGGCAACACGGGCGCGGCCCTCGCCAAGCTGCTCATCGCGCGCGGCGATTCCGTCACCGCCTTCGTCCGCCCCTCTACAGATCGCTTCCGCCTGGACGGCGTCCCGGTCGACTACGTGGTCGGCGATGCCATGGTGGCAGAAGATGTTGCAGCCGCGCTCGCGGGCAAGCAGTTCTCGGTCATCATCGATACCATCCAGATTCTCGATGTCACCGATCAGGTTAGTTATACGCGGCTGTACGCGAACTTTGTGCCGGTGGCGAAACGCATGGGCGTCAAACAGTTTCTCATTCTGGGCGGCGGCTGCAGTGACCGCCCGCGCGAAGACTGCCCCTTGAGTCCGCCGCTCTACACAGTGGCCAGCAATATGACCATCGCCGAGTATATTTTGCGCGGCTCTGGCGTGCCCTATACCATCCTCCGTATTGGCGCGTTGATGCCCGGCGGACCGGATGATCCGGATGCTGAATTGCGCACCGGCACGTCCTATTTCACGACGGATCTCACCAAATTCGGAGGCATCTGGCGGGGGGATCTGAACGATCAAATCGTCGCCTGTACTGGCAACGCTGACTGCATCAACAAGATTTTCGTCATTGATGATCCCACCATGAAACCGCAGCTCGATCACTGGTTGTGCAAGCGCAGTTACGAAACCGACACCATCAACTTTTATGACGCCCGTTGTGGCGATATGCCGCCGCTTGCGGTAAAGAAAGCGGAGATGAACCAATGA
- a CDS encoding DUF1838 family protein, translating to MTDLSRRNILAAAATVAASPALLATRDARAQTQDADLPLLTYTTPAEHVRAFLKLHASLETETVYYTYAGTLEAMVPGQNIVNLCSTTTLIRRDVEVRPEGHRIRIWEGTVYHRPGETVALEEFENPLNNRLVRPFHQREGRGEALWTDTGPSFIRHDGERVSRYGPGNPFKLEWHQSGERLWMSRYSSGVYAKHPLNAEEWPLEFVGPDLIYSEKTTNNGLIREMADPAIVNASSTYSMSVVMLWWPWLLMGQTPGHLLWNTQGVKLSSLDTIPSATRQMLESVHPALFETGVPWEGRHSLWTDYPKMRTPVKV from the coding sequence ATGACCGACCTCTCGCGCCGAAATATTCTTGCCGCCGCAGCGACGGTCGCAGCGTCTCCCGCTCTGCTGGCGACCCGCGATGCCCGCGCTCAAACGCAAGACGCTGACCTGCCGCTGTTGACTTACACAACACCGGCGGAACACGTCCGCGCCTTTCTTAAACTCCACGCCAGTCTGGAGACGGAAACCGTCTACTACACTTACGCCGGCACACTCGAGGCGATGGTGCCGGGCCAAAATATCGTCAATCTGTGTTCCACCACCACGCTCATTCGCCGCGATGTCGAGGTGCGCCCGGAAGGCCATCGCATCCGCATTTGGGAAGGCACCGTCTATCACCGGCCCGGAGAAACCGTGGCGCTGGAGGAATTCGAGAATCCCTTGAACAATCGCCTGGTGCGTCCCTTTCATCAGCGCGAAGGGCGTGGCGAAGCGCTGTGGACAGACACCGGCCCAAGTTTTATCCGTCACGATGGCGAGCGGGTGTCCCGCTATGGCCCCGGCAATCCGTTCAAACTGGAGTGGCATCAGTCCGGCGAACGCCTCTGGATGTCGCGCTATTCGTCCGGCGTCTATGCCAAGCACCCCCTGAATGCAGAAGAGTGGCCGCTGGAGTTTGTCGGGCCCGACCTGATTTATTCCGAGAAAACCACCAACAACGGCCTGATCCGTGAAATGGCTGATCCCGCAATTGTTAATGCCTCGTCCACCTATTCCATGAGCGTCGTGATGTTGTGGTGGCCGTGGCTGCTGATGGGCCAAACGCCGGGCCATCTGCTGTGGAACACGCAAGGCGTGAAGCTGTCGTCGCTGGACACCATTCCCAGCGCCACCCGCCAGATGCTTGAGTCGGTTCATCCCGCCCTGTTTGAAACAGGTGTGCCGTGGGAGGGGCGGCATAGTCTGTGGACGGATTATCCGAAAATGCGCACACCCGTGAAGGTGTAG
- a CDS encoding FAD-dependent monooxygenase, giving the protein MQDRASIDQNRVIIVGGGPVGMITALRLAQLDIPVVVLDAEAETPTAHRAATTHSSTLDLLDTVGLTDEIIAQGLTARYFQYRYRTTNEVFAEFDFGRLADESNHPYAVQLEQHKTVAIALAAAEKFPHFAFHREHEVVEVINAEDHAGVVTQTPAQGNQKSERQAWRSRYVIGCDGGRSTVRKSQDINFPGFTWEERFIIVASYFDYEAADNYCYRNYLADPEQWCSVFKIPGPDEDANTNGMWRNLFPVITDDPDEVVTSEPYIRNMINTCFPYAKNLEIVHSNLYTVHQRVAESFHKNRIMLAGDSGHINNPLGGMGMNSGIADGLNLAEKIGQVWRGEVTDAQALFAQYDRQRRPLAQKYVQAQSIQNKETLQAKDPAKANARFEEMRKTADDPKRHKAFLMNASLINMVREAAAIA; this is encoded by the coding sequence ATGCAAGACCGAGCCAGCATAGATCAAAACCGCGTTATCATCGTCGGCGGCGGGCCAGTGGGCATGATCACCGCCTTACGTTTGGCCCAGCTGGATATTCCCGTGGTGGTGCTGGATGCCGAGGCGGAAACGCCCACGGCCCATCGGGCCGCCACCACCCATTCCTCTACACTCGATCTGTTGGACACGGTGGGTTTAACCGATGAAATCATCGCGCAAGGGTTAACGGCGCGCTACTTTCAATACCGCTACCGCACCACCAATGAGGTCTTCGCCGAGTTTGATTTTGGCCGCTTGGCCGATGAAAGCAATCACCCCTACGCCGTCCAGCTCGAGCAACATAAAACCGTCGCCATTGCCCTGGCCGCCGCTGAAAAGTTTCCGCACTTCGCATTTCATCGCGAGCATGAGGTGGTCGAGGTCATCAATGCAGAAGATCACGCTGGTGTGGTCACGCAAACGCCGGCCCAAGGGAATCAAAAGAGCGAGCGGCAAGCCTGGCGCAGCCGCTATGTTATCGGCTGCGACGGTGGCCGCTCCACTGTGCGCAAATCGCAAGACATCAATTTCCCCGGCTTCACCTGGGAAGAACGCTTCATCATCGTCGCCTCGTACTTTGATTACGAAGCCGCCGACAACTACTGCTATCGCAACTATCTGGCCGATCCAGAACAATGGTGTTCGGTGTTTAAAATTCCAGGGCCGGATGAGGACGCCAACACCAACGGCATGTGGCGCAATCTGTTCCCGGTGATCACCGATGATCCCGACGAGGTGGTCACCTCCGAGCCCTACATCCGCAACATGATCAACACCTGTTTTCCCTATGCCAAAAACCTCGAGATCGTGCACAGCAATCTCTACACCGTGCATCAGCGTGTGGCCGAGAGCTTCCACAAAAACCGCATCATGCTGGCCGGCGATTCCGGGCACATCAACAACCCCCTCGGTGGCATGGGCATGAACTCGGGCATTGCCGATGGTCTGAACCTCGCTGAAAAAATCGGCCAGGTGTGGCGCGGCGAGGTGACAGACGCTCAGGCCCTGTTCGCCCAATACGACCGTCAACGCCGCCCGCTCGCGCAAAAATATGTCCAGGCCCAATCCATCCAAAATAAAGAGACCCTCCAGGCCAAAGACCCAGCGAAAGCCAACGCCCGTTTTGAAGAGATGCGCAAAACTGCCGACGACCCCAAACGCCACAAGGCGTTTCTGATGAACGCGTCGCTCATCAACATGGTCCGCGAAGCGGCGGCGATCGCGTGA